Below is a genomic region from Rhizobium sp. 007.
GCGGCGGCGGTAAGGGCATGCGCCGTGTCGACCGGGCCGAAGAGCTTCCATCTGCCCTGGAGGCGGCAAAGCGCGAGGCGAAGGCGGCATTCGGCGATGATGCCGTGCTTATCGAAAAATACCTGCTTCGACCGCGTCATATCGAGGTACAGGTTTTCGGAGACCGGCACGGCAATGTCGTGCACCTTTTCGAGCGCGATTGTTCGCTCCAGCGGCGCCACCAGAAGGTCATCGAGGAGGCGCCGGCTCCGGGCATGACCGCCGAGGTGCGTCGCGCCATGGGCGATGCGGCCGTGCGTGCTGCGCGGGCGATCGATTATCGCGGCGCCGGGACCGTGGAGTTCATCGCCGATGTCTCGAAGGGGTTGTGGCCGGACCGCTTCTTCTTCATGGAAATGAACACGCGCCTGCAGGTCGAGCATCCGGTAACGGAGGCGATTACGGGCGTTGATCTCGTCGAATGGCAATTGCGGGTGGCAGCCGGTGAACCGCTTCCGAAAAAACAATCCGAGCTGAAGATCGACGGCTGGGCCTTCGAGGCGCGCATTTACGCGGAGGACGCGGCAAGGGGTTTTTTACCCGCCACGGGCGTGATCGACGAGATGCGCTTCCCAAAGGACGGCGTGCGGATCGATGCGGGCGTCAGGACAGGCGATCGGATTTCTGCCCATTACGACCCGCTGATCGCCAAGATGATCGTGCATGGCGCGAATCGCTCCGATGCGCTTGGGGTGTTGACGCGGGCACTGCAGGCATCGCACATCGCCGGGACGGTGAGCAATATCGGCTTTCTCACCAAACTGAGCCGTCAGGAGGAGTTTGTCTCTGGCCATCCGGACACTGGTCTGATCGAGCGCAATCTTGAGACCCTGACCGCAATTCCAGCTGCCGAAGACACGGTGATTGCGCTTGCGGCGGTGCTGTCGCTGGAGGGAAAGAGCCACGGCCGCGATCCGTGGGACACGCTCGGCCATTGGCAGCTCTGGGGCGAGATGCAGCGTAAAGTGACGTTGGAACATGCAGGCAGTCCTGCAAGTCTGTGTGTCGTCGCTCGAGGCTTCGGCATGTTCGCCGTCCATGACGGCCGCCGGGTGATTCCCATTAGGATTGTCAGCCGCCATGCCGACCGTTTGCAAGTGGAGACCGATGGCAGACAGGTTTCT
It encodes:
- a CDS encoding acetyl/propionyl/methylcrotonyl-CoA carboxylase subunit alpha, which encodes MFGKILIANRGEIACRIIRTARRLGVRTATVYSDADSGALHAELADEAIRIGGSAAHESYLSIERVIESAKRAGADAIHPGYGFLSENAEFAEAVEAAGIVFIGPQPMAIRAMGRKDAAKALMESAGVPIVPGYHGDDQDPDLLAVKASEIGFPVLIKARAGGGGKGMRRVDRAEELPSALEAAKREAKAAFGDDAVLIEKYLLRPRHIEVQVFGDRHGNVVHLFERDCSLQRRHQKVIEEAPAPGMTAEVRRAMGDAAVRAARAIDYRGAGTVEFIADVSKGLWPDRFFFMEMNTRLQVEHPVTEAITGVDLVEWQLRVAAGEPLPKKQSELKIDGWAFEARIYAEDAARGFLPATGVIDEMRFPKDGVRIDAGVRTGDRISAHYDPLIAKMIVHGANRSDALGVLTRALQASHIAGTVSNIGFLTKLSRQEEFVSGHPDTGLIERNLETLTAIPAAEDTVIALAAVLSLEGKSHGRDPWDTLGHWQLWGEMQRKVTLEHAGSPASLCVVARGFGMFAVHDGRRVIPIRIVSRHADRLQVETDGRQVSVEVERGTHRLCLRLDGNSHLFALPDPLDGTASEAEVGDRLIAPMPGFVKIVRTSEGATVSKGAPLIVMEAMKMELTLTAARDAIVESVHASEGQQVSEGAVLVTLKAREA